A genome region from Macrotis lagotis isolate mMagLag1 chromosome 4, bilby.v1.9.chrom.fasta, whole genome shotgun sequence includes the following:
- the LOC141523081 gene encoding olfactory receptor 6C2-like, producing MVNMRNETNVKEFILEGFPAVQNLGKLLFVVLLLLYLVSVIGNTLIVMIMWMDHRLQIPMYLFLSSFSFLECCFTTSVIPKLLAIFLSGMQTISFAACFTQAFVFISIGLTGIFLMAVMAIDRYMAICNPLHYPSIMTMKVCFLLILFCCSMGIIITTGLIVKVSQLSFCDSNIIKHFFCDLGPLTQLSCSDTSAVESFAFFLALFPILSSLFVIIICYINITVTIMHLPSVKERQKAFSTCSSHLIVLSLMYGSCIFIYIKPNQASRLDTNRDAALMNTVVTPVLNPFIYTLRNKQFRLAFRDAIYKMKLLR from the coding sequence ATGGTGAATATGAGAAATGAGACAAATGTTAAAGAATTCATCTTAGAGGGATTTCCAGCTGTCCAGAACCTAGGGAAACTCCTCTTTGTTGTCCTTTTACTCCTATACCTTGTTTCTGTCATAGGAAATACACTCATTGTTATGATTATGTGGATGGACCATCGCCTCCAAATACCaatgtacctttttctcagtAGTTTCTCTTTCCTGGAATGCTGTTTTACAACAAGTGTTATTCCCAAATTGCTGGCAATCTTTCTCTCAGGTATGCAAACCATTTCCTTTGCTGCTTGCTTCACTCAAGcctttgtctttatttctattgGACTCACTGGCATCTTCCTCATGGCAGTCATGGCAATAGATCGATACATGGCCATTTGTAACCCTCTGCATTACCCCAGTATCATGACAATGAAGGTCTGTTTCTTACTGATCCTGTTCTGTTGTAGTATGGGAATTATAATAACAACAGGTCTGATAGTAAAAGTGTCTCAGTTATCCTTCTGTGACTCAAATATCATCAAACATTTCTTTTGTGATCTTGGTCCTCTGACACAACTTTCTTGCTCTGACACAAGTGCTGTTgaatcatttgctttttttcttgctCTATTCCCCATTCTATCCTCCCTTTTTGTCATAATCATATGTTACATCAATATTACAGTCACAATAATGCATCTCCCATCAGTTAAGGAACGCCAGAAAGCTTTCTCCACCTGTTCCTCTCACCTCATTGTCCTCTCTTTAATGTATGGTAGTTGCATTTTCATATACATAAAGCCCAATCAAGCCAGCAGATTAGATACCAATAGAGATGCAGCTCTCATGAACACTGTGGTGACACCTGTATTGAACCCCTTCATTTATACTTTAAGAAATAAACAGTTCAGACTTGCTTTTAGAGATGCTATTTACAAGATGAAGTTATTGAGATAG